From the Armatimonadota bacterium genome, one window contains:
- a CDS encoding GIY-YIG nuclease family protein — MGQPFYAYMLLCADNSYYAGHTDDLEKRVAEHQAGGKCVYTAKRRPVRLVWSERFATRNEAKEAEARIKGWTRAKKEALARGEYEIIVQLARKQDWDAFRERQQTGTDSPEPAPRSSQP, encoded by the coding sequence ATGGGCCAACCATTCTACGCATATATGCTGTTGTGCGCCGACAACTCATACTACGCAGGGCATACCGACGATCTCGAGAAGAGAGTTGCGGAGCACCAGGCGGGTGGAAAGTGCGTTTACACCGCCAAGCGGCGTCCTGTCAGGCTTGTCTGGTCGGAACGGTTTGCCACACGGAACGAGGCCAAAGAGGCGGAGGCTCGCATCAAGGGATGGACCCGTGCCAAGAAGGAAGCGCTGGCGCGTGGAGAGTACGAGATCATCGTCCAGTTGGCCAGGAAGCAGGACTGGGATGCATTCAGAGAGCGCCAGCAGACAGGAACCGACAGCCCTGAGCCTGCGCCCCGGAGCAGTCAGCCTTGA
- a CDS encoding sulfatase: MAIPGALSSALAAEKRPNIILIVADDLGYGELGCQGGKDIPTPNIDSIAKNGTRFTSGYVSCPVCSPTRAGMLTGRYQQRFGHEFNPGPPGQASTTFGLPLTETPLPARLKAAGYATGMVGKWHLGYEKGYMPPDRGFDEFFGFPGGAHAYNNPLVDGNNPIMRGDKPVDEKEYLTDAFGREAVSFIEKHKAGPFFLYLPFNAVHAPLQATEKYESRFSKIADKKRRTFAAMQSAMDDNVGKVLDCVRKNKLEENTLIIFISDNGGPTKSTTSGNGPLRGFKGDTLEGGIRIPYMMQWKGTIPAGKVDDRPVIALDIAPTVCRLAEAKTDGAKFDGVDLMPFLTGKSSGAPHDALYWRFGKKCAIREGDWKLVDNGTGKWELYDLSKDIGESKDLAADKPAKFRKLKARWDKWNSELVPPLWQTQRVRKNRPAK; this comes from the coding sequence ATGGCGATCCCCGGCGCGCTCTCGTCGGCACTCGCGGCGGAGAAGCGACCGAACATCATCCTCATCGTCGCCGACGACCTCGGCTACGGTGAGCTCGGATGTCAGGGCGGCAAGGACATCCCGACGCCGAACATAGATTCCATCGCCAAGAACGGCACGCGGTTCACGAGCGGCTACGTCTCCTGCCCGGTGTGCAGCCCGACGCGAGCCGGAATGCTGACGGGCCGATACCAGCAGAGGTTCGGCCACGAGTTCAACCCCGGGCCTCCGGGGCAGGCCTCGACCACGTTCGGCCTCCCGCTGACCGAGACCCCGCTTCCCGCAAGGCTCAAGGCCGCCGGGTACGCGACCGGCATGGTCGGCAAGTGGCACCTCGGGTACGAGAAGGGCTACATGCCGCCCGACCGCGGGTTCGACGAGTTTTTCGGCTTCCCCGGCGGCGCGCACGCATACAATAACCCTCTGGTAGACGGGAACAACCCCATCATGCGCGGCGACAAGCCCGTGGACGAGAAGGAATACCTGACCGACGCCTTCGGGCGCGAGGCAGTCTCGTTCATCGAGAAGCACAAGGCCGGGCCGTTCTTCCTCTACCTGCCGTTCAACGCCGTCCACGCGCCGCTCCAGGCGACCGAGAAGTACGAGAGCCGCTTCTCCAAGATCGCGGACAAGAAGCGCCGGACGTTCGCCGCAATGCAGTCGGCGATGGACGACAATGTCGGCAAGGTGCTGGACTGCGTCCGCAAGAATAAGCTCGAAGAGAACACGCTGATCATCTTCATCAGCGACAACGGCGGCCCGACGAAGAGCACGACCTCGGGGAACGGCCCGCTCCGCGGCTTCAAGGGCGACACTCTCGAGGGCGGGATACGCATCCCGTACATGATGCAGTGGAAGGGCACGATTCCCGCGGGCAAGGTTGATGACAGGCCGGTTATCGCGCTCGACATCGCCCCGACCGTCTGCAGACTCGCCGAAGCGAAGACCGACGGCGCGAAGTTCGACGGCGTGGACCTGATGCCGTTCCTGACGGGCAAGTCGTCCGGAGCGCCGCACGACGCGCTCTACTGGCGGTTCGGGAAGAAGTGCGCGATCCGCGAGGGCGACTGGAAGCTGGTTGACAACGGTACCGGCAAGTGGGAGCTGTACGACCTCTCGAAGGACATCGGTGAGAGCAAGGACCTGGCGGCCGACAAACCCGCGAAGTTCAGGAAGCTGAAGGCCCGCTGGGACAAGTGGAACTCGGAACTCGTCCCGCCGCTCTGGCAGACGCAGCGCGTGAGGAAGAACAGACCGGCCAAGTAG